The region AAGTGGTCGCGGGCCTCGGTGAGGGGGAGCCCGGTGCGCTCGGCGAGCAGGGCGATCGTGCGCGCCGCGAAGCCGACCGGCGCGTTCAGCCCCGTCCCCACCGCGGTGCCCCCGAGGGGGAGCTCGGCGACGCGCCCGAGCACCGAGTCGAGGCGCTCGATCCCGTGCTCCATCGCCGCCGCGTAGCCGCCGAACTCCTGGCCGAGGGTGACGGGGGTGGCGTCCATCAGGTGGGTGCGCCCGGACTTCACCACCTCGGAGAACTCCGCGGACTTGTCGCGGAGCACGGCGGCGAGGTGGGCAAGCGCGGGCGCGAGGTCCGAGACGATCTCCTGTGCGGCGGCGAGGTGGATCGCCGCCGGGAAGGTGTCGTTCGAGGACTGCGCGGCGTTGACCTCGTCGTTCGGCGAGACGGCGCGACCGAGGCGCTCCGAGGCGAGGTTGGCGAGCACCTCGTTGGCGTTCATGTTCGTCGAGGTGCCCGAGCCGGTCTGGTAGACGTCGATCGGGAACTCGGCGAGGTGCTCCCCCGCGGCGACCTCGTCCGCAGCCTTCGCGATCTCCGCGGCGACCTCGGCGGCGACGAGCCCGAACTCGGCCGCAGCGGTGGCGGCGGCCCCCTTGATCTGCGCGAGCGCCCGGATCAGCGCCGGCTCGACGGCGCGCCCCGAGATCGGGAAGTTCTCCACGGCGCGCTGGGTCTGCGCGCCCCAACGGGCGGCCGCCGGCACCCGGACGTCCCCCATCGAATCGTGCTCGATGCGGTAGGCAGCGGTCGCCGAGTCCTCGGAAGCGCTCACGAATCCGGTTCCTTTCCGCTCTCCGGCGCGCGGGCTGCGGCCGCTCGGCAACGGTAGTGGCACCGCGTTCATCAGGCGAAACGCAGAATTCCCTTGCGCAATCGCGACCTGCTGGTAAGTTGCGACCCCATCGTGCGATTTGCCGAGGGACCGCTCGCGGTCCAACTCCGCGCCGGTGCGCGCCCCTCCGTCGCCTCGCAGCGGAGCGGCCGCGCCCGACTCCCCCGCCTCGCCGTCTCGGCAACCGGGTTGCTCCTCGTCGCCTCCCCGGTCGTCCTCGGGAGCGCCTCGCCGGGGGCGGCATCGAACATCCAGACCCTCCAGTCCACCGCCCAGGCGCTTGCCGTGCGGGTCGACACCCTCGACACCCGCCTCGCGATCCTCTCCGAGCAGTACGACCAGGCGAGGGCACGCGCCAACCTCCTCGACCACGAGGTCGCGGCGGCCGCCTCGCAGCTCGGCTCCGCCGAGAAGCAGGTCCGCAGCGACACCTCGTCCGTACGCAGCCAGGCGATCTACGCCTACGTCACCGCCGGATCCGGCGAGGCGTCGGTCGACCTCTCCGCGGCAGCGAGCTCGCTCCCCGCCCAGCAGACCTACCTGCAGGCCGCCTCCGGCAACCTCACCACCTCAGTGAGCAGTCTGCAGAACTCCGAGCATCGCCTGAGCGTGCAGCGCAGCACCCTGCAGCGCGTCGACGCCGAGGCAAAGGCCAACGCGGCGACGATCGCCGCCGCGCAGCAGAGCGCCCAGGGGCTCGAACAGCAGGTGAGCTCGACGCTCGCCGGCGTGAAGGGCGAGCTCGCGAGCGCCGTCGCGCAACAAGAGGCCCAGCAGCAGGCTGCCGCCGAGCGCGCCGTCGCCTCGCAGGCGGCACGCGCCGCCGCCCTCGACGCCTCGTCGCCGGCGCCCGCCGCCGCGGCACCCCCGGCGCAGCCGACGGTCGTCGGCTCCGGTGACGTCGGTGCCGTGCTCACCGCTGCCCGCTCGGTCTTCGGCTCGCCGTACTCCTGGGGCGGCGCCTCCCCCGGCGGCTTTGACTGCTCGGGGCTCGCGATGTGGGCCTG is a window of Acidimicrobiales bacterium DNA encoding:
- a CDS encoding class II fumarate hydratase — its product is MSASEDSATAAYRIEHDSMGDVRVPAAARWGAQTQRAVENFPISGRAVEPALIRALAQIKGAAATAAAEFGLVAAEVAAEIAKAADEVAAGEHLAEFPIDVYQTGSGTSTNMNANEVLANLASERLGRAVSPNDEVNAAQSSNDTFPAAIHLAAAQEIVSDLAPALAHLAAVLRDKSAEFSEVVKSGRTHLMDATPVTLGQEFGGYAAAMEHGIERLDSVLGRVAELPLGGTAVGTGLNAPVGFAARTIALLAERTGLPLTEARDHFEAQGARDSLVEASGVLRTVAISLYKIANDLRWMSSGPRCGLSEIHLPDLQPGSSIMPGKVNPVVPEAVCQVVAQVVGNDAAVAFGGSAGNFELNVMLPVIGRNLLESVRLLASVSRALADKCVRGIEADVERCRTYALSSPSIVTALNPYIGYENAAKVVKSALAENKDLRQVVLEMALLSEEEVDAALDVLAMTRGGIVGA
- a CDS encoding NlpC/P60 family protein, producing MRFAEGPLAVQLRAGARPSVASQRSGRARLPRLAVSATGLLLVASPVVLGSASPGAASNIQTLQSTAQALAVRVDTLDTRLAILSEQYDQARARANLLDHEVAAAASQLGSAEKQVRSDTSSVRSQAIYAYVTAGSGEASVDLSAAASSLPAQQTYLQAASGNLTTSVSSLQNSEHRLSVQRSTLQRVDAEAKANAATIAAAQQSAQGLEQQVSSTLAGVKGELASAVAQQEAQQQAAAERAVASQAARAAALDASSPAPAAAAPPAQPTVVGSGDVGAVLTAARSVFGSPYSWGGASPGGFDCSGLAMWAWSHAGVSLPHSAEAQYESTPHVSLDALQPGDLVFYASGGYIYHVVIYAGGGQAIQAETYGTVVQYTPLPGGAFAAGRP